Proteins encoded together in one Chitinophaga varians window:
- a CDS encoding methyltransferase, TIGR04325 family has translation MQVLKLLTYTARHYKLLPERTYTTYDEALKACHSAAYHDNDIIDTVANKGAGLETEMTTTTVPDVNPGIMALLSAVYQVLLVSPGKQVSIIDYGGGEGKYYYHLRKTLPSFVRLLWTIVETPGMTAAMKPFQTAELRFVSSLEDVPPADIVFTSGAYQYTASPGQTLLALKARDADFMIFNRQSLSLEPFDIISIQTSKLSHHGHGKVGSGFREKLVSYPHTSIRQEQFEALLTDKYDVLYTYQEASGMKQVNRYKVAGTNYFMVKKGDGILPAIAERQQAVVRQQPL, from the coding sequence ACGAGGCACTTAAAGCCTGTCATTCCGCCGCCTACCATGATAATGATATTATTGACACCGTCGCCAACAAAGGAGCAGGCCTGGAAACAGAGATGACCACCACCACAGTACCCGATGTGAACCCTGGTATTATGGCACTGCTGTCGGCCGTCTACCAGGTGCTGTTGGTTTCTCCCGGTAAGCAGGTCAGCATCATAGATTACGGCGGCGGAGAAGGTAAATACTACTACCATCTCAGAAAAACGCTCCCTTCGTTTGTGCGTTTACTATGGACCATTGTAGAAACACCGGGTATGACAGCCGCCATGAAACCCTTTCAGACAGCCGAGCTTCGTTTTGTCAGCTCCCTGGAAGACGTGCCACCCGCCGATATTGTGTTTACTTCCGGAGCGTATCAGTATACAGCATCCCCCGGTCAGACACTCCTGGCCCTAAAGGCACGAGACGCCGATTTTATGATCTTCAACCGGCAAAGCCTCTCCCTGGAGCCCTTTGATATTATCTCTATCCAGACCTCCAAATTAAGTCACCATGGCCATGGGAAAGTAGGTTCCGGTTTCCGGGAGAAGCTGGTCAGCTATCCCCATACCAGCATCCGCCAGGAACAATTCGAAGCATTGCTGACCGATAAATACGACGTCCTGTATACCTACCAGGAGGCCTCCGGAATGAAGCAGGTGAACAGGTATAAAGTCGCCGGCACCAACTATTTTATGGTAAAAAAGGGAGATGGTATTTTACCGGCCATTGCCGAAAGACAACAGGCCGTCGTGCGCCAGCAACCCCTGTAA
- a CDS encoding helix-turn-helix domain-containing protein, producing the protein MDTQFGLRVRELRETRGLLQRQVAALLDIDTPLYSKIERGERIAKKEVAIHLALILKANEAELLTLWLADQVMDVLKDEKLASEALKTVSKKIKKNK; encoded by the coding sequence ATGGACACTCAATTTGGGTTGCGGGTAAGAGAGCTACGGGAAACACGGGGACTTCTACAGCGACAGGTAGCTGCATTACTCGATATAGACACACCACTATACAGCAAAATAGAACGTGGCGAACGAATCGCAAAAAAAGAAGTAGCCATTCATCTCGCTCTAATCCTGAAAGCTAATGAAGCCGAACTATTAACACTTTGGCTGGCAGACCAGGTAATGGACGTATTAAAAGATGAAAAGCTGGCTAGTGAAGCTTTAAAAACAGTATCAAAAAAAATAAAAAAGAACAAGTGA